In one Paramormyrops kingsleyae isolate MSU_618 chromosome 18, PKINGS_0.4, whole genome shotgun sequence genomic region, the following are encoded:
- the LOC140579504 gene encoding uncharacterized protein, with protein MTTLLKCAVFIVVLLTPGLCKYIIVCQEEDEDIRVDCNIESKANQLPTYTFIMSSGKKEHIINTNSTTEKVADNFKDKSTVEQLPTGGFRLTMSGYQPTENTTFTCRSNTGTNPDHMVVEKGKMLPCSTISVYLHSSSWLFYLLLTFYSIQSWQLVSL; from the exons ATGACTACTTTGttaaaatgtgctgtttttatagtAG TTCTGCTGACACCTGGTCTATGCAAGTATATCATAGTATGTCAGGAAGAGGATGAAGACATACGAGTCGACTGCAATATTGAGTCTAAAGCCAACCAGCTTCCCACCTACACGTTTATCATGTCATCGGGGAAGAAGGAGCATATCATTAATACCAATTCCACTACTGAAAAGGTTGCCGACAATTTCAAGGATAAATCCACTGTGGAGCAATTGCCTACGGGGGGGTTCAGGCTGACAATGAGCGGCTACCAGCCGACAGAAAATACCACCTTCACCTGCAGATCTAATACTGGCACTAACCCTGATCATATGGTCGTTGAAAAAG GGAAAATGCTTCCATGTTCGACGATCAGCGTTTACCTGCACAGCAGTTCCTGGCTCTTCTACCTTCTGCTCACATTCTATTCCATTCAGAGCTGGCAGCTGGTGAGCCTCTAA